ttggGATAATTTTTATTACCGTTCTTCCCCACAACATTGTACCTGACCTGTCTGCCGTGTCCCTCTGTCTGCATAATGCTGTTTGCTTCATAATGTTTCCTGACAAACCTCTGAAAGTTTTGCAGAACAGATGGTTAATCTGGGTTTGTTTaagggtatcagagtaaaggggactAAATATAACTGCATTTTATCATTTGCAAAAGATGGATCcgttttctttcacttcacaataacatttcactttgtgttggtctatcgcATGAGATTATTGCAAAGTACATTCAGGTTTGGGGTTGTAATGTTATTAAAGCATAAATAACTTTAAGGTGTGTGTGTATACTTTAGCAAGGGCACTAAACAGAAACCACTCTTGAAAGACTTTTTCCACTGGTGGAGAAATTCTTCCTACTTCCAAACTGTGATTTATTGGTTggctttaatgtttttgctttaattaaatgcAAGACATGGTGCTGTGCAATAATATGATCATTAGTAGATTCCACATCCAtcagataaattattttaggCTTTTGGTTAAGTACAAAAAATtgtacttattttttctttacccaTTTTATTAAAGTTCATGACCACTTTATTGAATCTTGAATGGAAGCAGTTGTCTAGGAAGGTTTCTAAAGGACATTACGCATTTTAGGAGGTCTAACCTTAGCAGGGTGAAAAGTctccactttttttgttgtttttcttttttttttaggtattcTTAGAATGATCAAAAGGATTCAATATCACGTCTTAGATTTTCAAAGGCATGCAGTGAAGACATACGAGTAAAGTTATGTACGAAGAAACCTTTAAAATCTGTGAGTGTCTCAACATGTGAATATGATTCAATCAACAAAACTGCACAGATATTatgaaagaagctttttttttaaagtgagctTATGCAGTGATACATTTgcacataattatttttgagcCTTTGTGCCTTACCACTAATGTCAGGTTCTGTGTACTTGCAAACCTTTTTTATCTGGgcaaagaaaatatacattttatctttttttttcttttttttttgcatttattgtgCCTTTAGTAGCAACTTTATCTAAAAGTTTCTAACATTGTCACATAATATCTGCATTGCTATGTCTAATTTCCCAAACAGTTCACTTCTACAAAATCATGGAGagttaacaaaaatgtgatgaacttttttgatttgtttgtaaAGTTTACACTGTCACTTTCTGTAACGTATGATGTTTTGgtgatttgttttctaaaaatgtattagCTGCCTTTTAAATTACCACCATGACTGCCTGTAAATAAACGTGATGTAATTCATTACCACAACCTCTGCtatgattatttatttgcacttgCATTTTCAAAGTTCAATAACTATTAAGATCTGGTCAAGGTGAGTTTAGGAACTCTGTTTCAGGTCTTCATCAACAAGtggttatttattcatttgttttatttcattcaatacTTGGctcagaaatttgaaaaatctattttggttgtttcaggtaaataaaacattacataaattGGATTCTCTCCCAATGGCAGCTGgaaattcaagtttatttttaaaaatggcacaaGGGTATCAACGACTTGTAAACATGTGAAATTATAGCCAGGTGGCTAATTTCCAtctctagttccattggcaggtTGATGAGAAATCACATAAATACAAGGATAAtgaacacaaaataacacaacaCAATCAGAAATGCATAAATCAACCTGAAAATCCATACATATTTGCATATAATTAATGTTGGTTCTTTGCAAGAACCAGTTCAAAGATGTTTCCTGTCAATGAAATTAGTTGTTTCTAATACCATGTTCTGTACGTCATTTGGACAGATACTCTCTTGATGTCAAAAGCTGATATACTGTGTATATTCTATTCATGAGCTAAAGCACACTGAGAATGATGAGAATATTGACAGAAAATTgaggaacaaaaaaagattttattattgtaatgttaaataatttctaacATTGCTTACCTCAAGATACCatataaaacatacttttattaAGGAGGAAAGTAAGTTTATAAGTAAGCTTATTTGGATTCCTTGtatcttattttatgttaaatttgaaaatagtgTATGGACAACTATCTGATATTCAATTACttaattttacaaagttttttaaGCTTAAATGTTAGCACTGTTGTTGTTGATTtgctaaagaaactgaaacacgGCTCAAAATAACCTTCCCCAACTTTCATATTCATGTCGCCTCTCTTTCATGTTTTGGTGTCGTGGACCAGCCCGTCACCTGTAAAGATAATTGTGTATCCACTTGATTCGCTGAGACATTTTTGGCCATTTCTGATTGGCTTCTGTCATTCAAAGCGGGTTCTGATTGGTGGAAATTCCAGAGTAGGAAACGTTGATCCATAGTAAGAGCTTAACATGGTTAGCTAAGTGAGGTAGTGCTGGTTTAAATCTAAATGTCAGACCTCAAAGCGTTGTCTTTCACTCTATTGCTATAAAATCTACGTATGTACTTGCTGTTTTATCAGGAAGCTTGGTAATAGGTTgatatttgtccttttttttgtctttatgcgGTTGTGTAGAACTAGCCTGTTAGCTCTGCGTCGTTTCAGTGGAACTCCTCAGCTCGCTAGTTTTGTTGCACTGGAATTTCTTAGCTTGTTTGACAGCTGGGGAAGCTAAAATTAACCACGTTTATATGTAGTGATCCGGCCTCCGTTCGACCAGGTTTGCGtgtgaaagtttattttgtgctagttttctctgtttccgAATGTTTGGTAACAGAAATAGCAACGGCTGCAGCTAGCAGATGGTTAGCCCGTTAACATCAACAATGGGTTATAAGGGAGGTTTGAAGACGGCTAAAAGGCTTTATTTTGTGGCTATTCTCCTCCTTGTCTTCGCTGATCGACTGGCAGCAGGTAAGAGATGACTGTGTTTGTGATATGCAGACGTTCAGAGCACATTTCCTGACCATTGAAAGCAGCTGTTTTATCTTGGTTTAGGAAGTTGATCAGTCAATTTCGAGAACCTGTATCTTTACTACTGTCCTACTGATGTGTTTCAGATGAAGATCAACGCAGAGACGATGGATCTGAGTTAAAGGTGCGTCATGAGATATTGGATATTGATTGAAAGATATGTCAGAGCAGGAATACGTAATGACAGACAcgattatttaatgtttatcttGTGACTTGTGCACAAGATAACGTTACGGTTCAAGTGACCGTAACGTTACAAAAAACTCCATAAACCCGAAATGTTGCCTTAAAAAACGCAAACCtagttgtaaaatgtaaataatgccTATTGAAGTCTGTTGGGTTGAAGCTTCATGTACATCAGCAGCAGAGTTGACGATACAATGAGCCAACTATTTGGTTAGTTTCCTTTTCCCTTAAATGCATTAATTCTAAGAACtcccattattatttttttaatgttcaataAATTCTATTCATAGAATTCCCATGTGAAAATTTCCAtccatgaaaatgaaaatagtttGGACATTACAATCAagcaataacaaataaaatcaacttttgcATTTGAGATCACATTCTCGGTCAGATTTCGAGAGTCAAGTTCATGGCACTAGGGGAAATAAACACATCAAGCAACACTGATGCATTTTctggatttaataaaatcagacaaatggTAGAGGCCTTCTTTCATTTAGATCAAAAGTAGAGCTCCACAATATATTGAATGGCAGTCATTAATTCAATatcagcagtaaaaaaaatgcttagtgATGATATTGCATTTCAACTGACTAAATGTGACACATTAAGTCAGTTGGGTGGACCCTTGTGCTGTAGATGTTGAGGTTATTACGCATTTGAAATAagttcctctttctttttttttatttttatgaagaaactttaattctgttttttgtgcagTCGTATCACGATCCAGACTCTGATGAGGAAGACGTCCATATCGTGTCGAGGATTCTGGCGGCCTAAAGCACACTGACgacagaagaggaaaaatattgACAGAAAATTGAGAACTACCTGAACAGCCTCCTCCTCCTGAGGAGAAACCTAAAGAGGGTGAATCACatttacttaattattttttttaatacagtaaGAAGAAAATTAATAGCATATTTCTATAATgcttaataaaataacttcctcttttttaatttttttttaaaattttgtttgcttttgtaagTCCCTGCATGTTAACCTGCTTTCTCTGTTGCCGACGCTAAGAAAGGCAGCATGTGGTTTGAGGACAGGAGCACTTTGGGTAAACGGCTTTAGCCCCATGAGAGTTTAACAGTGTCTTGCACCTGTGGCTTCTGTTGCAGTCTGTTACGTCATTTCACTCAGGGGTTGCTTTCACCTttacagttgttgttttgtataAAGGTAGAGGTTAATTAACACTACAAATACTCAGCTCTTTAATTGTAAATAGGATTTATCTGTGATTTTGAActagtttttagcatttttactgttatttcagTTCCTGTAGTGAATGGGGGCACAGCCCATGGAGAGCCCTGCGTCTTCCCGTTCTACTTCCACGGGAGGGAGTACTCTGACTGCACCACTGGCAACCTATGACTATGGGAGACAAGTCAGCTGTGGTTGAACTGTCTCTCCGGCTCCGAATTTGCAGCTTCGAGTTGTAGGAATCAggattttgctctttttattcattttcaggtatcattttattgacagaaatatAAACTGTTGGATTAAAAAGTGAGCgtattattacataaaaaaagaggcACAAGATGTCAAAGGACTGCATTTGAACAATAAAgtgattttgtgtttgcaaAATGCAGAGGCCATCGGGTTCACAACCTGGCAGGAATGACGGAAATCAGATTGAACAAACTGTAGTTTTACTTCAACCCCTCCCCTCTCTTGCCAGTGGGTGTTATGAAATCCGAATTTCAATTTTTCGCCATTTCTTTATGCTTCTTTTTATCTTCAGCGGAGGAGCAGGCGGAGCAGAGACTGCAGGCTGAAGAAGTGGAGGAGCAATATCAGACAGTCCTGCGGATGCTTAATGGTTCCACCAGGAGGGCTCAGAAGAAAGAGTGAGTTTATTACTTTCAGTATTTCTCCTATATTCTGATGCTTCATTGTGGGTGGTGACAGTGATGTTCTAGTATTTTCCAGTAGAAGATCACTTTCAGCTTTGGTGGTTTTTGGGTTGTATTTCAAATTGAGTGTTCATCTGAGTGGGGCTTTTAGTGAGACGGTTGAAACTATGACCCAGTTTGGTTCTTCAATCACATCAGAATTGTTTTGGCTAACATTGAGGTTCTTGAATCACCATCACCCAATCCCTAGTCTAAGTAAGAATGATTAAAAACCAGGTCCATGTCAAGAAACCAACAGGTTCTTAAATAAACTTTACCAAGTTTGTTGTGTTGCTACAACAAACATGTAGTGAAAGTCTAGCTAAGAGACATTTGACCAATATATTATTGacaaggtttgttttaattttgatccaataaataaaaaaaaaacaattttatattatatatatatatatatatatatatatatatatatatatatatataattgatTCAAATGTATGATCTTtccataataaaaaaagaacaatttcaacaaacttaaaccataatttttttattttattattattattttttataggtcaaaacatttttaatgttttgtaaatagTCTAGAATTGTAGTGGCCTTTGTAGAAAcaactgtttatattttttggatCTTCCCGACTGTCATCATTTGAAAGTTTGGTTTTCGAAtgcctctttctgtttctcttttacTACCAGGTACTGATCATGTGACATTGCACATCCTTATTTGCTTTGGAGGCCATAACACTGCTGGTCACGCACATTTTATGAGCTGTTTTTGTTCCGCTTCACTTGCATCAcctctgcttctctctctctccttctctctctctctctcaggttGTACGAGAAGCTGTTGAAAGTGGCGGAGAAAGGCCACCAGAAAGCCACGGAGAAGGTCGCATACGCCATGCTGTTTGGAGACTACATGAACCAGAATGTCACCAAAGCCAGAGAGATGTTTGAGAAGCTGGCTGTGGAGGGCTCACCTAAAGCTCAGATGGTAAAACGTCTAGCAAAGTTCAAATACCGGCTAAAGTTTGGAGGTGTTTCGAGCTGCCATCTTCAACCATTTGAGTAAactttctttctgtcatttctcAGGCTCTTGGCTTTCTGTATGCAGCAGGACTCGGCGTTAACTCAAGTCAAGCCAAGGTGTTTTTTCTACACTGCAATTCAGTAAATCCGGTCATTACATGTTAATTACATCGCTTCATgctgatggtttgtttttcaggctTTAGTTTATTACACCTTTGGTGCATTGGGTGGAAACCTAATAGCGCATATGATTATGGTGAGTTGACTTGCTCATTCAATTGCTGAACTTATGGACATGTTATTTGTATATTCACAGTAGATTAAATATCTTCCTATATTGTGATTAGGGTTACAGATACTGGGCCGGTGTGGGTGTTTCCCAGAGCTGTGAGTCAGCGCTAACGCATTATAGAGTGGTGGCAAATCACggtaagcattttttattttattttatttttttatttgatctttttgcgcttttatttcacttctgaGGGCAACATCTTTTAAATCTGCTTCGTCCATATTCTGGCCTTGTGCTCCCCTAGTGGCGAGTGACGTGTCACTGACGGGAGGCTCGGCAGTGCAGAGGATCAGGCTGCTGGATGAGGTGGAGAACCCAGGCTCCACCAGTGGGATGCTGGAGGAAGACCTCATCCAGTATTACCAGTTTTTGGCAGAGAAAGGAGACGTTCAAGCTCAGGTGTGTTTTGCTTTAGTTTGAGGCTCTTTTCAGACACAACCATTAGCATTAGTGTTTGGAGCAAATAAGGCATTtcatacctcttgaactttGTAAtggtttttcatgttaaaactgCAAGCTTCAGTGGGGGGGATTTATGTGATATATCAACAGAAAGTAGAGCACACTCTGGCTCTGCTAATGTTACAAGGAGCAggtcaaaaacacacaataaaatccACTAAAAGGGAGATGTGGTGCATTGTGTTTCTCTATACAAATTGTATGCTATGCTTTTTcgtttaggtttttatttggaCAAATTAAAGCCATGtgttcttttcctttcactttatAATTAGCCGCTGCCTTGTATAAGCTTAACACATGGattgcattgaagtttgtggttttgacgagcaaatatgcaaaaagatTCAGAGGGTATGAACACTTTAGCTATGCAttggaaaataacaaaaaaattaatatctaAACCTCTGCATCCAACATGGAGTCGGTTTTGGTCAGAAAGTTGATCTTAGTGTTACTTCAGTGCTTAGTTATTTGAAGTCCAATTAATTTATCTACATTTCAGGTTGGTTTAGGTCAGCTTCATCTACATGGTGGACGTGGAGTGGAGCAGAATCACCAGGTAACATTAAACCGCCAGGACCGCATGTGAATCTGTACTGCAgctgttttttctctgtttagcATGTCTTTGCTCTCTGTCCTCACCAACAGAGGGCGTACGACTACTTCACACAGGCTGCGAATGCTGGGAACACACATGCTATGGCTTTCCTTGGAAAGGTTGGAAAGATTCTGTCAAATTACTTGCTGATGGTTTATCTCCTCTCTATCTCTatactgtttttaatttcagtgtCTGGAACACTCTCAAATTGTTGTTGTGCAGATTGACAATAATGCTAACGACTGTTAGCCAGTAGTTTTTGTACCACTGTTTTGACACAGGCATTTATGCATAAAAATcccttttgagtttttgttattttatttgtttgaatcTTTTCCCCCCCTCAGATGTATTCAGAAGGCAGCGAGTTTCTCCCTCAGGACAATGAGACAGCTCTGCAGTACTTCAAAAAGGCCTCTGATATGGTaatgaaaaaaatccctcaCATTTTTTAAGTGCATATGTATTTAATGGACTTGCTTTGAGTGGCTACATCTTATGGGGACAGAGTTCTGAATATTTGTTCTGAGACGACATCTTTATTGTTCAGGGTAATCCAGTGGGCCAGAGCGGACTGGGGATGGCTTATTTATATGGAAGGGGAGTCCCTGTGGTAAGAGACGCAATTTCCtaaatttctgaaatgattTCTTCTTGACttttgatggggttttttttaaattaagctttGAAAACTAACTAAGAATTTCAGCAGCtactttaattatttcttctttttgtcctcAGAACTACGAGTTGGCTCTAAAATACTTCCAGAAGGCAGCAGAGCAGGGTTGGGTGGACGGACAACTCCAGCTGGGAACCATGTATTACAGTAAGACGGAAATGATTTCATTTCACTgggtttttctgtatttattttgtcttcttttgatAATGCATGTCCGTCCGTCTTCCTTGCAGATGGCATCGGTGTGAAGCGGGATTACAAACAAGCGCTGAAATTCTTCAACCTGGCCTCGCAGGCCGGCCACATCCTGGCTTTCTACAACCTGGCCCAGATGCACGCTACCGGTACCGGCGTGATGCGCTCCTGCCACACTGCAGTGGAGGTAAGCAGCAGGTCTTAACTACATGTATTAAAACATGTAATTGTCTTCCGATGGATTTGAAAtgctttcagaaattaaattgtTCCTGCTGTCAGCTTTTTAAGAACGTGTGTGAGCGCGGCCGCTGGTCGGAGCGCCTGATGACGGCCTACGGCAGCTTCAAAGAGGGAGAGACGGACGGCGCGCTGGTTCAGTATC
The Gambusia affinis linkage group LG22, SWU_Gaff_1.0, whole genome shotgun sequence DNA segment above includes these coding regions:
- the sel1l gene encoding LOW QUALITY PROTEIN: protein sel-1 homolog 1 (The sequence of the model RefSeq protein was modified relative to this genomic sequence to represent the inferred CDS: inserted 1 base in 1 codon; substituted 3 bases at 3 genomic stop codons); the protein is MVSPLTSTMGYKGGLKTAKRLYFVAILLLVFADRLAADEDQRRDDGSELKSYHDPDSDEEDVHIVSRILAAXSTLTTEEEKXLTENXELPEQPPPPEEKPKEVPVVNGGTAHGEPCVFPFYFHGREYSDCTTGNLXLWETSQLWLNCLSGSEFAASTEEQAEQRLQAEEVEEQYQTVLRMLNGSTRRAQKKELYEKLLKVAEKGHQKATEKVAYAMLFGDYMNQNVTKAREMFEKLAVEGSPKAQMALGFLYAAGLGVNSSQAKALVYYTFGALGGNLIAHMIMGYRYWAGVGVSQSCESALTHYRVVANHVASDVSLTGGSAVQRIRLLDEVENPGSTSGMLEEDLIQYYQFLAEKGDVQAQVGLGQLHLHGGRGVEQNHQRAYDYFTQAANAGNTHAMAFLGKMYSEGSEFLPQDNETALQYFKKASDMGNPVGQSGLGMAYLYGRGVPVNYELALKYFQKAAEQGWVDGQLQLGTMYYNGIGVKRDYKQALKFFNLASQAGHILAFYNLAQMHATGTGVMRSCHTAVELFKNVCERGRWSERLMTAYGSFKEGETDGALVQYLLLAEQGYEVAQSNVAFILDQKGAKIFSDNETYPRALLHWTRAAAQGYTVARIKLGDYHFYGYGTDVDYETAVIHYRLASEQQNGAQAMFNLGYMHEKGLGIKQDIHLAKRFYDMAAEASPDAQVPVFLALCKLGLTYTLQHLQDLNLKELIAQVDLDQLLGPEWDLYLMTVIALLLGTVIAYRQRQHQIIVAPRPPPPTPAPPPRPAQEDEEEPQAQAEPQDQEETPGPGEAHDDDDEEEEQQ